The Pygocentrus nattereri isolate fPygNat1 chromosome 1, fPygNat1.pri, whole genome shotgun sequence genome window below encodes:
- the tmem100a gene encoding transmembrane protein 100 gives MPQQPVKINSAMPEELLKDTMTVPTAPERSLTDKTNNNDPLVSAVTIPLVTEGQLTAATGGAELSCYRCTVPFGLVVLITGIVVTAVAYSFNSHGSTISYFGLVLLSSGLALLGLSAVCWKVRLERKKERRRESQTVLVTNHRNIFA, from the exons ATGCCTCAACAACCTGTTAAAATCAACTCTGCGATGCCAGAGGAGCTCCTTAAAGACACCATGACAGTTCCCACAGCCCCTGAGAGGTCACTCACAGACAAAACCAACAACAATGACCCGCTGGTCAGCGCAGTCACCATCCCACTGGTCACAGAGGGCCAGCTTACGGCAGCCACGGGTGGGGCAGAGCTTTCCTGCTACCG GTGCACGGTGCCTTTCGGCCTGGTGGTCCTCATCACTGGCATTGTGGTGACGGCTGTGGCCTACAGCTTCAACTCCCATGGCTCCACCATCTCCTACTTTGGCCTGGTGTTGCTGTCGTCTGGCCTCGCTCTGCTGGGCCTCAGCGCTGTCTGTTGGAAGGTCCGGCtggagaggaagaaggagagacGGAGGGAAAGCCAGACAGTGCTGGTGACCAACCACAGGAATATCTTCGCCTGA